One Cryptomeria japonica chromosome 9, Sugi_1.0, whole genome shotgun sequence genomic window carries:
- the LOC131067403 gene encoding uncharacterized protein LOC131067403 produces MGSYLSCASYSSVVPYNTVKVLAFNGGLQEFHTEMKVAEIMLENPQHFVCHSDSLEVGRRINALSADNDLELGHLYLVLPMSKLQRVLSGSEMASIAFRANSAMKKSSKSVVKTLPGLVGVKPLVNGGGMCLQDNDHLGGEFHYGPNDLIKTEEVPKLNMEDLSDLQMGLVKYIRLRSCRSWKPRLETIREAESLGV; encoded by the coding sequence ATGGGGAGTTATCTATCTTGTGCTTCTTATTCTTCCGTTGTGCCATATAACACTGTTAAAGTTCTGGCTTTTAATGGTGGTCTGCAAGAATTTCATACAGAGATGAAGGTTGCAGAGATTATGCTGGAGAATCCTCAGCATTTTGTGTGTCACTCAGATTCTCTGGAGGTTGGCCGGCGAATAAATGCTCTGTCAGCAGATAATGATTTGGAACTCGGGCATCTGTATTTGGTTCTACCAATGTCTAAATTGCAGAGGGTGCTTTCTGGTTCAGAAATGGCTTCCATTGCATTCAGGGCTAACTCTGCCATGAAAAAAAGCTCTAAGAGTGTTGTGAAGACTCTTCCAGGGCTTGTGGGTGTAAAACCTCTTGTTAATGGAGGAGGAATGTGCCTGCAAGACAATGATCATTTGGGTGGAGAATTTCATTATGGACCCAATGATCTAATAAAAACTGAAGAGGTGCCAAAGTTGAACATGGAAGATCTCTCTGATTTGCAGATGGGTTTGGTAAAATATATTAGATTACGCAGTTGCAGGTCTTGGAAGCCAAGATTAGAAACCATTAGAGAAGCTGAAAGCCTCGGGGTATGA